The Sinomonas sp. P10A9 genome includes a window with the following:
- a CDS encoding ComEA family DNA-binding protein: MSVRLAAVVAVLLSATCGAWWWLAGSAGPDVRPVTAVGAAQAHGGTDSASGTQTGMARPTGPGAPPAAGGPTVHVVGAVSAPGVYHLVPGARVYEAIAAAGGATPAADTNRLNLAATVEDGTRIRIPAVGDPEVPESAGTVPTGAAPGGAATGATGGKVDINTATVAELATLPRVGPVLAQRIVDFRTAHGRFAEPEGLDAVSGIGPKMLESILPMVTVR, from the coding sequence ATGTCAGTGCGGCTCGCCGCCGTGGTTGCGGTGCTGCTGTCTGCGACCTGCGGAGCCTGGTGGTGGCTTGCTGGATCGGCTGGCCCCGACGTCCGCCCCGTCACGGCGGTGGGAGCAGCGCAGGCGCACGGGGGAACGGACTCTGCCTCTGGCACCCAGACGGGGATGGCCCGGCCGACGGGGCCGGGAGCGCCGCCGGCGGCTGGCGGACCAACCGTTCATGTTGTCGGAGCCGTCTCCGCGCCCGGCGTGTACCACCTCGTGCCCGGCGCGCGCGTCTATGAGGCCATCGCCGCGGCTGGCGGTGCGACACCAGCCGCCGATACCAACCGGCTCAATCTGGCGGCGACGGTTGAGGACGGGACCCGGATCAGGATTCCCGCGGTAGGCGACCCAGAGGTGCCGGAGTCCGCCGGGACTGTACCGACTGGCGCGGCGCCGGGTGGCGCCGCGACCGGCGCGACGGGCGGGAAGGTCGACATCAACACGGCCACCGTCGCGGAGCTCGCGACGCTGCCGCGGGTTGGCCCCGTGCTCGCGCAGCGCATTGTCGACTTCCGGACCGCCCACGGTCGCTTCGCAGAACCCGAGGGCCTCGACGCGGTCAGTGGAATCGGCCCGAAGATGCTCGAGTCCATCCTCCCGATGGTGACCGTGCGATGA